From the genome of Fundulus heteroclitus isolate FHET01 chromosome 7, MU-UCD_Fhet_4.1, whole genome shotgun sequence, one region includes:
- the idh1 gene encoding isocitrate dehydrogenase [NADP] cytoplasmic — MSQKIKAGSVVEMQGDEMTRVIWELIKDKLIFPYLELDLHSFDLGMENRDATDDQVTVEAAKAVQRYSVGIKCATITPDEKRVEEFKLKKMWRSPNGTIRNILGGTVFREAIICKNIPRLVSGWVKPIIIGRHAHGDQYKATDFVVPGPGKVEMIYTPTNGEPVKYVIHEFEGTGGVALGMYNTDASIRDFAHSSFQMALSKAWPLYLSTKNTILKKYDGRFKDIFQEIYEKEYRSQFEAKGIWYEHRLIDDMVAQALKSEGGFIWACKNYDGDVQSDSVAQGYGSLGMMTSVLICPDGRTVEAEAAHGTVTRHYRQHQQGKETSTNPIASIFAWTRGLLHRAKLDKNAELRVFAEALEAVCIETIEAGFMTKDLAICIKGMPNVTRADYLNTFEFLDKLAENLKLKLANQPKL, encoded by the exons ATGTCTCAGAAGATCAAGGCCGGCTCCGTGGTGGAGATGCAGGGCGATGAGATGACTCGGGTCATCTGGGAGCTCATTAAGGACAAGCTGATTTTCCCGTACCTGGAGCTGGACCTGCACAG CTTTGACCTCGGAATGGAGAACCGAGATGCAACAGACGACCAGGTGACAGTTGAGGCAGCGAAGGCAGTCCAGCGCTACAGCGTGGGGATCAAGTGTGCCACCATCACTCCGGACGAGAAGCGCGTGGAGGAGTTCAAGCTGAAGAAGATGTGGCGCTCGCCCAACGGGACTATCCGTAACATCCTCGGCGGCACCGTGTTCAGGGAggccatcatctgcaaaaacatCCCCCGCCTGGTGTCCGGCTGGGTGAAGCCCATCATCATCGGCAGGCATGCGCACGGAGACCAG TACAAAGCAACTGACTTCGTAGTGCCTGGGCCTGGGAAGGTAGAGATGATCTACACACCCACGAACGGAGAGCCAGTCAAATATGTCATCCACGAGTTTGAAG GCACAGGCGGCGTGGCTTTGGGGATGTACAACACGGACGCGTCCATCCGAGACTTCGCCCACAGCTCCTTCCAGATGGCTCTGTCCAAAGCCTGGCCTCTGTACCTCAGCACCAAGAACACCATCCTGAAAAAGTACGATGGTCGCTTCAAGGACATCTTCCAGGAGATCTATGAGAA GGAATATCGCAGCCAGTTTGAGGCCAAAGGTATCTGGTACGAGCACCGACTCATAGACGACATGGTGGCTCAGGCCTTGAAATCAGAGGGAGGTTTCATTTGGGCCTGCAAGAACTATGATGGCGATGTCCAGTCGGACTCTGTGGCACAAG GGTACGGTTCTTTGGGCATGATGACCAGCGTTCTGATCTGTCCTGATGGACGCACGGTGGAGGCCGAGGCCGCCCACGGCACCGTGACCCGCCACTACAGGCAGCATCAGCAGGGCAAAGAAACCTCCACCAACCCTATAG CCTCCATCTTCGCATGGACGCGGGGTCTGCTCCACCGGGCAAAGCTGGACAAAAACGCTGAGCTACGAGTGTTTGCCGAGGCTCTGGAGGCCGTCTGCATCGAAACCATCGAGGCTGGTTTCATGACCAAGGACTTGGCTATCTGCATCAAAGGCATGCCAAA CGTGACCCGCGCCGACTACCTGAACACCTTTGAGTTCCTGGACAAGCTGGCAGAGAACCTGAAGCTGAAGCTGGCCAACCAACCCAAACTGTGA